A genomic stretch from Telopea speciosissima isolate NSW1024214 ecotype Mountain lineage chromosome 7, Tspe_v1, whole genome shotgun sequence includes:
- the LOC122668732 gene encoding uncharacterized protein LOC122668732, with the protein MANESEVLDMMVCEQARGREAIPTKERRRGKDKSVDVSGAMEPRLARVELVTAEVKERLDVVEQSGEELEGHMMELKEELVGQMGELKESLQTTLNTIMHAQQEEFASFKAQVWEALAKMDARIDEVQADWAMCRRAAAGGATTSREVPRVEVPKPKPFDGKRDAREVDNFVWHMERYFEAMALEDEATKVRTATLYLTDTATLWWRRRHADIERGTCTIDTWDEFKKELKKQFYPENAAYLARKSLKRLKHTGSIRDYVKEFSTLMLEVPSMTDEELLFNFMDGLQGWAAQELQRRGVQDLASAIAAAESLVEFRREDTAKAKKSNGGNGGGEKGPKKYPPKEGNSKATTSKEGKAKFDKKDKFTPRDKCFLCDGPHWARDCPKRKALNALLEKGKEEAHMGSLQQLGAIKAKATEVKATTSQKGLMYVEVHINGKPSRAMVDTGATHNFVSMEEAKKLGLKVSKEGGWLKAVNSQARPIEGVARGVEMSIGTWKGTVDLSVVPMDDFQVVLGMEFLRRVKAIPMPFISTVCIMEEGAPCMVPTVQGTKEGPKLLSAMQLEKGVKKGEDTYLAALLEEKENSPTEVLPKPVEKVLEEFKDVMPPELPKRLPPRREVDHAIELEPGAKPPAMAPYRMSPPELEELRKQLKDLLDAGFVRPSKAPYGAPVLFQRKHDGSLRLCIDYRALNKVTIKNKYPIPLIADLFDRLGGARYFTKLDLRSGYYQVRVAEGDEAKTTCVTRYGSYEFLVMPFGLTNAPATFCTLMNKVFHPYLDKFVVVYLDDIVVYSNTLEEHVQHLRIVFKVLKDNQLYVKKEKCSFAQEEVMFLGHKIGGGTLRMDESKVQAIQEWEAPTKVTELRSFLGLVNYYRRFIQGYSKRAAPLTDLLKKNKAWEWSDSCQDAFDDLKKAIMEKPVLALPDYGKPFEVHTDASDFAIGGVLMQERHPIAYESRKLNDTERQYTVHEKEMTAVVHCLRTWRHYLLGSRFVVKTDNVATSYFQTQKKLSPKQARWQDFLAEFDFVFEYKPGKANEVADALSRKAELASLSQPEGELMGLIKEGLQHDPVAKSLLALAKEGKTRRFWEQDDLSCVPTR; encoded by the exons ATGGCTAACGAATCGGAAGTGCTAGACATGATGGTGTGTGAGCAAGCCCGTGGGAGGGAGGCCATTCCCACCAAGGAGAGGCGAAGAGGCAAGGACAAGTCTGTGGACGTTAGTGGAGCTATGGAGCCACGCCTAGCTCGGGTGGAGCTAGTAacggccgaggtgaaggagcgcCTCGATGTTGTAGAGCAAAGTGGGGAGGAGCTCGAAGGCCACATGATGGAGCTCAAGGAGGAGCTAGTGGGCCAAATGGGGGAGCTCAAGGAGTCCCTACAAACCACTCTCAACACCATAATGCACGCCCAACAGGAAGAGTTTGCCAGCTTCAAGGCTCAAGTATGGGAAGCATTGGCCAAGATGGACGCTCGCATCGATGAGGTACAAGCGGATTGGGCAATGTGTAGGAGGGCAGCGGCCGGGGGAGCCACTACCTCGCGTGAGGTACCTAGGGTGGAggtaccaaagcccaagccATTTGATGGGAAGAGAGATGCGCGGGAAGTCGACAACTTTGTGTGGCACATGGAGAGGTACTTCGAGGCGATGGCACTCGAGGACGAGGCGACTAAGGTGCGGACCGCAACACTTTACCTCACCGACACAGCAACTCTATGGTGGCGAAGGAGGCATGCCGACATAGAAAGAGGTACGTGCACCATAGACACCTGGGATGAGTTCAAGAAGGAATTAAAGAAGCAGTTCTACCCAGAAAATGCTGCTTACTTGGCTAGAAAGAGCCTTAAAAGGCTGAAACACACTGGGTCTATTAGGGATTATGTCAAGGAATTCTCAACACTTATGCTTGAGGTCCCTAGTATGACCGATGAAGAACTTCTCTTCAACTTCATGGATGGTCTCCAAGGTTGGGCCGCGCAAGAACTACAACGCCGAGGCGTGCAAGATCTTGCTTCGGCCATAGCAGCAGCGGAGTCATTGGTGGAGTTCAGGAGAGAAGATACTGCTAAGGCCAAGAAGAGCAATGGAGGAAATGGTGGGGGAGAGAAAGGTCCCAAGAAATACCCTCCCAAGGAAGGAAATAGTAAGGCTACCACAAGCAAGGAGGGTAAGGCCAAGTTCGACAAGAAGGATAAGTTCACTCCAAGGGACAAGTGCTTCTTGTGTGACGGGCCACACTGGGCTAGGGATTGCCCCAAGAGGAAAGCTCTCAATGCCCTATTGGAGAAGGGTAAAGAGGAAGCACACATGGGGTCTCTACAACAACTGGGTGCTATCAAGGCCAAGGCGACGGAGGTCAAGGCCACTACCTCTCAGAAGGGGCTTATGTATGTGGAGGTGCACATCAACGGGAAGCCCTCGCGAGCTATGGTCGACACAGGCGCCACACACAACTTTGTCTCAATGGAGGAGGCAAAGAAGCTTGGACTAAAGGTGTCCAAGGAGGGAGGATGGCTCAAGGCGGTTAACTCCCAAGCTCGTCCCATTGAAGGTGTCGCTCGAGGGGTCGAGATGAGCATCGGGACGTGGAAAGGCACCGTAGACTTGTCGGTGGTGCCTATGGATGATTTTCAAGTGGTGTTGGGTATGGAGTTCTTAAGGAGGGTTAAGGCTATACCCATGCCATTCATCAGCACCGTGTGCATCATGGAAGAAGGTGCACCATGCATGGTCCCAACGGTGCAAGGGACCAAAGAAGGCCCCAAGCTACTCTCAGCTATGCAGTTGGAGAAAGGGGTCAAAAAGGGGGAAGACACCTACCTTGCGGCATTACTTGAGGAAAAGGAGAATAGCCCCACGGAGGTGTTGCCCAAGCCAGTGGAGAAGGTCCTTGAGGAGTTCAAGGATGTCATGCCACCAGAGCTGCCAAAGAGACTTCCACCTAGGAGGGAGGTGGATCATGCGATCGAGTTGGAGCCCGGTGCCAAGCCACCAGCCATGGCACCTTATCGAATGTCGCCGCCAGAGTTAGAGGAACTAAGGAAGCAGCTAAAGGACTTACTTGATGCTGGGTTCGTCCGCCCGTCCAAAGCTCCATATGGTGCCCCAGTTCTCTTTCAACGGAAGCATGATGGGTCACTTCGATTATGCATCGACTATCGGGCGTTAAACAAGGTAACCATCAAGAACAAATACCCCATTCCTTTGATAGCTGATCTATTTGATAGACTTGGTGGGGCAAGGTACTTTACGAAGCTAGACTTGCGGTCGGGCTACTATCAAGTCCGCGTCGCTGAGGGAGATGAAGCCAAGACCACATGTGTGACACGGTACGGCTCATATGAGTTCTTGGTTATGCCCTTTGGCCTCACCAATGCACCAGCCACATTTTGCACATTGATGAACAAGGTCTTCCATCCCTACCTCGACAAGTTCGTGGTGGTGTACTTAGACGACATCGTGGTCTATAGTAACACCCTAGAGGAACATGTGCAACATCTGAGGATTGTCTTCAAGGTGCTGAAAGACAATCAGTTATATGTTAAAAAGGAGAAATGTTCTTTTGCCCAAGAGGAGGTGATGTTCTTAGGGCATAAGATTGGGGGTGGAACACTAAGGATGGACGAGAGTAAGGTGCAGGCTATACAGGAGTGGGAGGCACCTACAAAGGTTACTGAACTGAGGTCTTTTCTTGGCCTGGTGAACTACTATAGGCGGTTCATTCAAGGGTATTCAAAGAGGGCAGCTCCACTCACCGATCTTCTAAAGAAGAACAAGGCATGGGAATGGTCAGACTCATGCCAGGATGCCTTTGATGATCTGAAGAAGGCCATCATGGAGAAACCAGTGCTTGCCTTGCCAGACTATGGCAAGCCATTCGAGGTGCATACGGATGCATCCGACTTTGCAATTGGAGGGGTATTGATGCAAGAAAGACATCCCATTGCATATGAGAGCCGCAAGCTCAATGACACGGAGCGGCAATACACCGTCCACGAGAAGGAAATGACCGCGGTGGTGCATTGCCTAAGAACATGGCGACACTACTTGTTGGGGTCGAGGTTCGTGGTGAAAACGGACAATGTTGCCACTAGCTACTTTCAGACCCAGAAGAAGCTAAGTCCCAAGCAGGCTAGATGGCAAGACTTCTTGGCGGAATTTGACTTCGTCTTCGAGTACAAGCCGGGCAAGGCCAACGAGGTGGCTGATGCGCTAAGTAGAAAGGCGGAGTTAGCTTCCCTTAGCCAACCGGAAGGAGAGCTCATGGGCTTGATCAAGGAAGGTCTACAACATGACCCGGTGGCTAAGAGCTTACTTGCACTTGCCAAAGAAGGCAAGACACGGAGGTTTTGGGAGCAAGATG ACTTGTCTTGTGTGCCAACAAGATAA